The genomic stretch CGGATCGAGAAGATCGCCATCAAGGATGTGAAGCTGAGGACATTTATTACCGAGGACAGCAGCCGCAATGAAATGGTTCAGCACGTGTACGACATCACCTACGGAACGGTAAGAAAGAACACAGACGCCCTCGTGGTGATTGATGACAGTATTGTTCGGGGAACCACTTTAAAAGAAAGTATTGTAAGAATGCTGTCGAGGCTTCAGCCAAAAAAGATCATTATCGTTTCCTCGGCCCCACAGATACGCTACCCGGACTGTTATGGCATTGATATGAGTAAATTGGGAGACTTCATCGCTTTCCGTGCCGCCATTGAATTACTGCATGATACCGGGCGGCAGGAACTGCTTGCCACCTTATTGAACAGATGCAAAGAATTGCAGCGAAACAACCAGTTGCATACAGAGAATGTTGTACAGCAGATCTATAAATCCTTTACGCTTGCCGAGATCTCTGATAAAATTGCAAGGCTCATTACCCCCGCAGATGTCAACATCCCTGTTTCCGTGATCTACCAGACCATCGAATCGCTCCACCAGGCATGTCCTACCAACCTGGGCGATTGGTATTTTACCGGCAACTATCCCACGCCCGGCGGCAACCGGGTATGCAACAAAGCCTTCATGAACTACATGGAAGGAAAGAATGTAAGGGGGTATTAGGTTTGTAGCCTGCCTGTCCGGTAGGCAGGTTTGTGGTTAAGGATATCTTTATTTAAGAACTCCTTATCGTTTTGTTTACCCAAAGATTTCGTTCAGCAACCCGGCGAGATGAACCCCTCCTTTTAATAACTGCTGGTTAACGGTGCCGATATTTTTAAAATTATACTGGTAACCTAATTTATCGTCTGGTTTAACCTCTGCATATATCTTTTCAGCCAGCTGGTACGATTGCCATACCCATTCACTCAGCGGCTCGGCCTGCCATTGTTTTCGCTGCGCTTTGGTAGTATGATTGATCGCTGTGGCATATTCTGTATAGCTGAGGTTCTGGAGGTCTATCAGCCGGTCGTCCCAAACCTGGTGCAGGTTATACGGGTTGTTGAACCATGATAAACGAATGGTATTCCCTCCCCGGTCATCGGGCCTGCCGGTGTGCATTGGCTGGTGAATATCTCCCACAATATGGATCAGCAGGCGCAGGTACATCAGCTTGTCCGTTTGTTCCAGGCTCTTATTTTTCAGTTGATCCGCCAGCCAGATAATTTTCGTGTAGGCATCGGTGGCCGTGTCATTTGCCAGGTACGTTTTTATTCCTGTTTCGCTAAGGCCCGGTTTAAAATTTATATAATGCCAGTTGTTCAGATATGCAAACGATGAATCGGACTTGATAAAATCCGGCCAGTTGCTTGTCATGGCAATGGATTCCGTTCCGAGCATCTTCGCTATTTCTTTCCGGGCCTGTTTGGTAAGGTAGCTGTCGGCGATCTGTCCTACAATACGGTGGCCCAGCATTCCCCAAGCCATACCGCTTAACGGCAAATAAAAGAAAAGGGTAAACAGTATGGCTCTTTTTATATGTCGCATCATCATGGTGAATATTTTATTCTCAAAGCTAATTAATGTGGTCAAAAAAAAACTGACCCTTCTGAAATTATTCGATCACCTCAAACAAAAGCACCTGGGCTTTTTCCAGTGGATTGAAATTATTGTCGGCTATAAAGAGCAGGGTCTTATGCCCGTTGGGCAACCGGGGACCAAACGTTACACCTTCGATATTATCGGTATAAATACCCAGGTCATCCATATTCAACAATAGTTTTTTGGCAGCAGGAACAAACCCATCGTTGTTATTAAGTTGCATATTGCTGATATCCGTGGCCCCGTTGAGGTCTGCAATAAATACCTTGATCGTACAGGGGATCCTGCCTGTTGAAAAGGATCGTTCGATCACCAGTAATTTATTGTTCCCCAGGCTTAGTATCTCGGGTACACCGTTTATTTTGAAAGCAGATCCCGGTACAGCGGGGTAAGCAACGGGGGATAGTTTATACGCATACTGTGCCGTATTTTTCCGGGTTTGTATATCAAACCTGTACATACGGATGAACGCATTGCCCTCTGTGACTTCTGCCCTGGGGCCATCTTCATATAAAGGTTCCTCAACATTTACAAAAAGGGTTTGGTAATTGTCTGCAAAGGTCATTCCCTCCAGCACCCCGTTACGCCGGGGGCCTTTTTCTGTTGCATGCATAAAAAGGTTACCAGGCAAAATAAAACTGTCAATATACCCTCCACCGGGCCGGATCAGAATTACGGAAGGGTTCCCGAGTACGGTATCCTTATCTGTAACGACCCTTTCTCCTTCACTGCTCCAGGCAAGCATACCCGATACGGGGTTGAAACGGATCGCTTCCGGATCGGGTGTTTGCCGGGCATCCTGTTTGTTATTGGGATATGCTTGTCCATCTGCCCGGAGCATATACTTAACCCCGGTAAAAGAGATGCTGTCGATCTTCTTTTCGCTGAAAAATATTTTTGCAGTATAGAAGCGGGCCGGATTTCTATCACTCCGGTCGTCGCTGATCAGGTAGTACAGGTTGTTGTTTGCATCATAGTCAATGCCCGACAAGCCGCCTACAATTGTATTTTTATATGCAAGGTTGAAGGGAAGATCATATTGCGACAGGAATCGTAAGCCCCGGATGTCTGCTGTAGTTTGAGTTGATTTTTTTACCGTGGTACATGAAAAGGAAAAAATGATGAGTAAGACAGGCAAGAGGGACCGGAGGAGTTTTGAATGCATATGGTTTCTTTATACCCAAAGTTCCGGAAGAATCCGGTTGCAATTGTTCTTTGTACAAAATTTTTATACTTTTATAAAAACAGGTCTTGAAACAATTATACATCATTCGCCATGCCAAGAGCGACCAGGGTTTTTGGGGCAACGACTTTGAGCGGCCCCTGAACGAACGGGGCAAATCGGATGCTGTGGTAATGGCAAAAAGGCTGAAGGACAAGCAGGCCCACATGGATGCATGGGTCACAAGCCCTGCCCGGCGTGCAAAAAAAACAGCGGAGGCATTTGCAGAAGTTTTTAAATCCCCGGCGGATGATATCATTTTTATCTCGGCGCTTTACCAGGCTCCCCCGGAAGTGTTTTATGAAGTGATCGCCCAACTGCCCGGTAACCTGGACAGGGTTGCCATTTTTTCACATAACCCGGGCATCACCTATTTTGTGAACTCGCTTATCCCCGGTGTAAAAACAGACAATATGCCCACCTGCGGAATTTTTGCAATAAAGGTAGATATAGAACAGTGGCGGGAGTTCGGGGATGCCAGGAAAGAATTCCTGTTTTTTGATTACCCTAAAAAAAGCCACTGATCTAAACAAGCCCTGTTTCTCGATTCTACGCAACCAAAAAGCTACAAAAAACGTTTATATCTTCATGTAACGATCACCGGTAACAAAACGGTTCCCCGTTATTGAAACAGCGGCAAACTTTTTCCTTATAAGCATCTAAAACAACCAGGATGAAAACCTTACTCGTTAGTATTACCCTGCTGCTCTCCTTATGTGGCGCAGGCCAAAACAAAGACCATTTAGTGAAAGCCAACGGAGATACCGTTTGGGGAAGTTTCCGGTTAAAAAACCAGCTTTTCTATACTGCCGGGTCAGATCCTGTACAGGTGAGTGCATCAGAAGTAAGAAAAATAAAAAGCGAATATTTCAAGGGGAACACGGTTGTTCCATGCAGGTTGCTTTTATACACCGATGATATAGATAGTTATGAGATCGATTTTATGAGAAAGGAATCCGTAGATACCATCATGGTATTGGATGAGATCATGACCACCCCAAAGATCAACCTGTATTATGGGGTAAGCAACTTCAGAACACCTTTCTATTTTTACAAAACCCCCGCAGATTCACTTCCCTTACAGTTGGTGATTCGGTATTTCCTGCAGGGAGGACTTGCCAATTATACCAATGACCGGCCAAAATATATGGGCGATAAGTCAAAACTTAATATTGTTGAAGACAAGGGTTATGTCAACCAGCTCCATGCCATCATGGGAGATTGTAAAAAAATCCCTTCCTCTACCTGGGAACTGCTCAGTTACCGGGGCTATAGCTTTAAAAAACTCATTAAGCAATACAATAAGTGCAAATGATCCGGATCCCCTTCCCGGTAAACTGCAACGGGCCGGATCATCATACAGCATGATCATTTCCTGCGGCAATATCCTATACCCTGTTCTCATTCTTCGTTTGCCTGTTCACCAGGTAAACGCCGGAAAAAATAAGTACCGCAGCCACGATCTTATACAGGGTCAGTTCTTCCTTTAAGAACAACATGGCAATGAGGGCGGCAAAAAAGGGCTGGGTATAAATATAAAACCCGGCGGCGGCTGGCCCGAGTATTTTTATACCATACACATTGAACAAATAGGCCAGGAAGGTCCCGGTGATCGTAATAAGGCCCATACTTAAAAAATCAACCGCTCCATATTTTTCCCATGGTATCTGAACAAATTCCCCCCAGCCAAAAGGCAATATCAACAACAACCCGAACGTGAAGATCCACCGGATTATGACTATCGGGTTGTATTTATGCATCAGTGGTTTTACCAGTATGAAGTAGATGGTATAAGACACTGCATTGATAATGATAAGGGTATCTCCAAGCAGGATATTATTTCCTTTCCCTGCATTGTCTTTGGCAAAGATCAATACCATGGCGCCGGATATACCGAGGGCAAGGCCGGCAAGTTTTAAAAAACCCGTCCGCTCTTTTAATAACCAGGCAGCTATGAGAACGATCAGGATCGGTGTAATAAGCATCAGCAGGGATGCATGAATGGAATGCGTGAGGGAAAGTCCTTTTAAAAAAAGCAACTGGTTGATGGCTATGCCGGTTACGGCACACAGTACCAACCGTTTCCTGTCGGCCTTCTCAATACGGACATTTACCGGTTTTAGTAAAAACAGGATCCATAACAAGACCACGCTGGCCCCAACCCTTACTACGTTTATTCCGAACGGCTTTGCCAATTCGGCATTGGTAAGATGTTTTACTGCAGACAGGTTGATGGCAAAGAACAAGTTGGTAAAAAGAAGGGCAAGGTGTGCTGTATACTTTCTGTTCAAGTAATAATATTGAACCGCAAAAATAAGGCATTAAAAAAAGCCACCTGCTTTATACACAGTGGCTTTATACTTACTAACCCTAAATTGATCTTTAACTAGACAGATTGCGCTTCCTTGATCTTCTCCCGGATCTTGGTCTCAATTTCGTTGGCCATTTCAGGATTGTCAGCCAGCAATTGCTTTACCGCTTCTCTTCCCTGTCCCAGTTTATCATTATTGTAACTGAACCAGCTTCCGCTTTTCTGTACAATGCCAAGTTCTACTCCCATGTCGATGATCTCGCCCACTTTTGAAATGCCTTCCCCGTAAATAATATCAAACTCTGCCTGGCGGAAGGGCGGTGCCACTTTATTTTTCACCACTTTTACCTTTACATGGTTGCCAATTGATTCGTCCCCGTCCTTTATCTGTGTCATCCGGCGGATATCCAGGCGGACAGACGCATAGAATTTTAACGCATTGCCTCCCGTGGTGGTTTCCGGGTTTCCAAACATGATCCCGATCTTTTCACGAAGCTGGTTAATGAAAATGCAGCAACTGTTGGTTTTAGAGATCGTAGCCGTCAGCTTTCGCAGTGCCTGGCTCATTAACCTGGCATGAAGGCCCATTTTACTGTCGCCCATTTCGCCTTCCAGTTCGCCCTTAGGAACCAATGCGGCAACGGAATCGATCACCACAACATCCAGGGCCCCTGAAAGGATCAGCCTGTCGGCAATTTCCAGCGCCTGCTCCCCGTAATCCGGCTGGGAGATAAGCAAATTATCGATATCAACACCAAGCCGTTTTGCATAATTGCTGTCAAATGCATGCTCGGCATCTATAAAGGCACACATGCCCCCTTTTTTTTGCGCCTCTGCAATAACATGAATGGCCAGGGTTGTTTTACCGGAGCTTTCAGGCCCATAAATTTCCACCACCCTGCCTTTTGGCAAACCCCCGATCCCCAATGCCATGTCTAACCCGATGGAGCCCGTGGAAATAACCTCCTGCTCAACAACTCCTTTATCACTCATCAGCATTACCGAACCCTTGCCGAAATCCTTATCAATCTTATCCATTGTTAATTTCAGCGCCTTGAATTTTTCTGTTCTTTCCAAATTTTCTGTCTTGTTCATTTTCTTTGATTTTAATTGATGTATCTGGTTTTGCGTAGTAAATGTAACTGTGGCACCAAAGATAATGGTTTTATTTTATCAACACTAATTTATTTAGTATTTTTTTGTTAACTTATTTAGTGGTCACTTTTGCCCTTAAAAAAGTATCCCCTCCCGAAGAATCGGGAGGGGTTGTGTTCAAGCATGAGAAAAACAGACAAAGGATAAATCCTTTGCTCCCTCAGAAAGGTTCGGCTATAAAAACGGACCAAATGAATTTTGTATCAATCTAAACCGGTTGTTATAATTCACCCAACAAATAGAAGATAGTTTTTTGAACTTAACAATACCACAAAGTGGTAATATCCGGGTAAAAATAGCCATTTTTGCCATTCATATACTTTTTTGTTGTAATAATGCAGCCTTTTTATCCTCCCTGCTTAAAAAACAAAGCGGGCCCATACAGGAGCCCGCTCTGTTTATTAAAGAAAACGGTTATTGTTAGCTAAGGTCATATGGCCACCCGTTGTTCTTCGATCATCTTCCGGAGGTTTAAAAGCGCATAGCGCATTCTGCCCAGGGCAGTATTTACGCTACAGTCAAGCATGGACGAGATCTCCCTGAACTTAAGGTCTGCAAAATGCCTTAAGATGATGATCTCCCGTTGCTCTTCGGGAAGCTGGCTCACCAACTTCATGATCCGCTCGTGACTCTGGGTTTTAATGATGTTCTCTTCTGCATTTGAATCATTGAACCGCAGCACTTCAAAAATGTCTTTTCCTTCAATTGTTTTAATGGTCGGCTTTCCTTTGACCTTCCGGAAATGGTCTACACAAAGATTGTGGCCTATGCGCATCGCCCATACCACAAATTTGTTCTCTTCCTTGTATTTTCCCGCTTTAAGCGTTTCAATGATCTTAATGAACAATTCCTGGAAAATATCTTCGGCCAGGTATTTGTCCTTTACCAATAAATAAATGGAAGTGAAAATGCGGACCTTGTGGCGGTTTACAAGCACATCAAGCGCCTGGGCTTCTCCGTCGGTAAAAAGTTGAACCAATTGCTGGTCAGCCAGGGTAGAAAGTGATTTCATAGTCAGGGTTTGGTTTTAGTTTGGATATTTAGATGTAGTGTTTCAGATACGGTTTACAATGATAATGTTGCCTGTTATTGCAGGGCAATTTCTTTTTCGGTCATCAGTTTCCGGAGATTGGTAAGGCCGAATTTCATGGTATCCAGGGCGGCACTGAGGCTGCAATGCATGGTGTCGGCGATCTCCTTAAAACTAAGGCCTGCGTAATGGTTCAATACCATTACCTCTCTTTGTCCGTCGGGCAGCATATCGATCATGCTCTTTATTTTTCCGTGGCTTTCATGGTATCCGCTGTCTGCCCTGCCTGCATTTTCCGGCAGGCCGATCACCTCTTTTCCGGGATTGCCGGTTTCTTCCACGAGTTCATGCCTTATTTTCCGGTTGTATTCGATGCACAGGCCATTGGCTATTTTTATCGCCCACTGCAAAAAGTTTCCTTCTTCAGCCGTTTTCCCGGCCATAAGATTATCAATGATCCGGATGAACACTTCCCGGAAGATCTCTTCTGCGGCATATTTATCATGTACAATACTATAAATGGACCGGTAAATTCTGTCTTTATAAAGTTCAACAAGCGTGGCGAGGGCATTGGGGTCGCCGTTGAGATAGAACTGAATGAGTTTCTCATCAGTCATGCTGTTTTGGTTGTTCATAGGAGGTAAGTTTGTGTTATTGGATATTAATGAACAGGAGATAAAGATTGCCTGAAAAAAAACAAAGGCTTGTAGTATATGATATGATTTGACTGTAGAAAGATTTCTATTATATTAAATTAGCCTTTTTAATCGTTTGATTTACTTGCTTTTTACAAAATACAAAAGCAAAATTCTCCATAGCTGGCTGGTTCTTTTTATTGTGCTATGCTGGTGACCGGCATGATCATTACCGGGAAGACCCATTAAAAGATCAGCCTTTTTTGCTGATCCCCTGCAGTAACTGCAAATGCGGTTTCAGGCTTGCCACTGTGTCTTTCTGTAAAAATTGTTTCAGGTGTTTGCAAAAATGGCTGTAATCGTAGTAGCCGAACTTTTCATAATCAAATGCCGCCGGATCCCTGGCTATTTGCTGCACGGCCTTGCGGATACGTAAGATCTGCAGCGCTTTCTTGCTGCTGAGACTGGTGCTGGTCTCAAAATACCGGTGCAATGTACGGGCAGATATATTGTATTGTGCCGCAAACGCTTCCACGGTTGTTGTAAAATCATTATTCTTATCGCAATGCTGCAGGATCTCAGAAACAATGCGGATGGGTTCCCAGGAACCGGAATATGTTCTTACGATGGACTGGAAATACGCATTTAAAATACCGGTCCGTTCTTCAAAGGAAGACGCCTTTTTTACATGATCAATGCTGGCCTGTTCGATCAGGTAGCTTAACGGGTAGATGTATTCCCTGTATTCGGCAAAATTCACTTTGGTCTTGAAAATGATCGGCGAAATCTTAAACTTGATACCAAACAACCGGTTCCCCTCGCAGTGATAACATTCGATGGACCGGTTGCGGGGCAAAAATCCATCGGTCTTCATATTGAACTTCTTATCTCCTACCTGCATCACAAAGGGCGTACCCAGGTTAATGAGGTAGGTATACCCGATATTGGGGAACAATGCATCCGAAAAACCATGGGGGTTTTGCTGCAGCAGCTCATCAAAACGGGTCTCCCAGAAAAAGTCGATGAAGCTTTCCAGTCCGGGCAGGGGTTTTACACGGTGGTAATTATTTTCAAAATGATCAATATGAAAAAACTCGATGTGTTGCAAGGCCGTACTTTAATGGAATAAAGATAAAGTGGTCTTGATGTATTTTGCTAAATTTTACATCAACGGTCAAGAAACAATAGGATACTTTATTTTTTTTCCAATCCATCCCGGCTCATTTGGTTGGGGGTCTTCAAAGTAATAGGAAAAATTTGTAGCTAACTCTTTTGCAAATAATCTAAATTTTGTTTGAGGTTTACCTGGAGTAAATTCGCCATTATAATAAATATCCGCATGCATTGGCAAACCCCTAAAATGTGTAAAAATTGGCCGTTCAGTTATTGGTGTTCTATAATCTTCTTGCAGGGGAGAAAATCGCATATAAACAGAGTCTTGGAGATTGTGTTTATTTACTAAATCTTCCATATGCTTTATTAAGAAAAAGGCAAGGCCCGAGTAGTAGCTTTGGCCAAGATTTATTTTATAACAATGATTTTTACAGAAATTATCGTCTGTGTAACTATGTCTTAAAACAGAAACATCTCTTTCTTGCCTTTTAGGTGGTGGTAAAAAAGCTCCCTCCCTTAGAATTTTTTTGGAACTTATGTACAAAGGAGTAAATATCCCTCTTACAATTATTTCATCTTTGTGAAATTTCTCTGGAATAATTTTTCCAGAGTTCTTTTTCTTCTTAAAGAAATTTTTAGCTATGAAATTTATAAAAGATATCAACCAGTTCATTGGGTACTTTATTCTTTTCTAATTTAACGGATTCTGCTATCGAAGTTTCATTGTTTGCCAGTTTTGCAAAATAACCAATACTATCGTCACCTATTTCAAGGGATAGCATTTTATTTTTATCTGTCCAATCTAAGACAATTGTGCCATATGGTGTTAATGAAATATCATCTCTAGATATGTTTTGTAAGTATTTTTTAGGTAGTTTTTGGAGTAGAAAAAAGCAATTTTCAATTGTTGCATCATCTAATTGTACAGCCCCGTTGCTATCCCAGTTTTCATCGAGGTAGCTAAAAGAACTTAATCTTGCCATAATTTCATCCGAAATATTAGATTCGATAGGGTCACAAAAATTTCTTTCAGAAATTTTTGTGTCAAAATATTCATATGCAGAAATGGGCCTTGAAAAAGAAAAAGCCTCAGCTTGAAGTTCAATTGGCAAGATCGCATCCATTATTAGCATATTATAAGTTTATTAGTCTCTTTATATCTTCATTTAAAATATCTCCCAATGTTTCCTTATTTCTTCGATGAGCTATTGTAAGCATTTTATTAAAATTACTTTCTTTTACTAACGAACTTAATTCTTGCTCATTGTCCAATTGATGTGCCACATTATGGCTTATTGTAATCTCTGGTAAAATTTTATTTTCAATTTTTATCTCAATGCGATCCAAAAACTTTAACCCTTCAAACTCTTGCTCTATAGTCAATAAGTATGTTCTACTAAATTTAGACTCAAAAAATTTGGCGGGTAATATTTGGCTGCTTCGATTAAATATCAAGTCAGCGATAAATTCATCTGTTGTTCCTGTCCAATTAAAAACATCTACATATTGTAAGCTAAACGAGTTAACAAATAATAAATCTTCTGCCGCTCCGGTAAAATCAACTATTGTCTCAGAGTAGTCTTTATAGAATTCTGCCCAAGTATTATATTCAAGATAATGAAAAGAAAGAAATTTTCTTCTTTCTTCATTTAACCCTTGAAATACTATCGTGTTTTTACCTTTTTCATTAAATCCTGAGAACCGAAAACCGGTATTCTTTACTGTATTTGTATTAACTATAGAAGCTTCTCCCTTTTTCTGTATCTGAACCTGTACTTGTTCAAGCGTTGTGAATTGTTTAAATTTATTTTTAAAGGTTGTTTCAATAAGTTTTTGAAACCTTTCTGGCTTAATGATTTGATTAACCAAGAAAGTACTTATTGTTGCTTCTTTTATTGAATGGCGACCGCTAAATGGTTTGATTTTTTCTATAAGGCTACTCATGTTCGAGTCATAGTTGACTCAAAAGTAAGTACTTCCATTAATAAAATCACATTCCCTACTTAATATTTAACGTTCTTTGTTTTATTTATGTCATTGTCAACATGCTATCCCAATCCCTTTAAAATGTTG from Chitinophagaceae bacterium encodes the following:
- a CDS encoding sigma-70 family RNA polymerase sigma factor: MKSLSTLADQQLVQLFTDGEAQALDVLVNRHKVRIFTSIYLLVKDKYLAEDIFQELFIKIIETLKAGKYKEENKFVVWAMRIGHNLCVDHFRKVKGKPTIKTIEGKDIFEVLRFNDSNAEENIIKTQSHERIMKLVSQLPEEQREIIILRHFADLKFREISSMLDCSVNTALGRMRYALLNLRKMIEEQRVAI
- a CDS encoding S1/P1 nuclease: MRHIKRAILFTLFFYLPLSGMAWGMLGHRIVGQIADSYLTKQARKEIAKMLGTESIAMTSNWPDFIKSDSSFAYLNNWHYINFKPGLSETGIKTYLANDTATDAYTKIIWLADQLKNKSLEQTDKLMYLRLLIHIVGDIHQPMHTGRPDDRGGNTIRLSWFNNPYNLHQVWDDRLIDLQNLSYTEYATAINHTTKAQRKQWQAEPLSEWVWQSYQLAEKIYAEVKPDDKLGYQYNFKNIGTVNQQLLKGGVHLAGLLNEIFG
- the recA gene encoding recombinase RecA, which codes for MNKTENLERTEKFKALKLTMDKIDKDFGKGSVMLMSDKGVVEQEVISTGSIGLDMALGIGGLPKGRVVEIYGPESSGKTTLAIHVIAEAQKKGGMCAFIDAEHAFDSNYAKRLGVDIDNLLISQPDYGEQALEIADRLILSGALDVVVIDSVAALVPKGELEGEMGDSKMGLHARLMSQALRKLTATISKTNSCCIFINQLREKIGIMFGNPETTTGGNALKFYASVRLDIRRMTQIKDGDESIGNHVKVKVVKNKVAPPFRQAEFDIIYGEGISKVGEIIDMGVELGIVQKSGSWFSYNNDKLGQGREAVKQLLADNPEMANEIETKIREKIKEAQSV
- a CDS encoding AraC family transcriptional regulator, encoding MQHIEFFHIDHFENNYHRVKPLPGLESFIDFFWETRFDELLQQNPHGFSDALFPNIGYTYLINLGTPFVMQVGDKKFNMKTDGFLPRNRSIECYHCEGNRLFGIKFKISPIIFKTKVNFAEYREYIYPLSYLIEQASIDHVKKASSFEERTGILNAYFQSIVRTYSGSWEPIRIVSEILQHCDKNNDFTTTVEAFAAQYNISARTLHRYFETSTSLSSKKALQILRIRKAVQQIARDPAAFDYEKFGYYDYSHFCKHLKQFLQKDTVASLKPHLQLLQGISKKG
- a CDS encoding histidine phosphatase family protein; its protein translation is MKQLYIIRHAKSDQGFWGNDFERPLNERGKSDAVVMAKRLKDKQAHMDAWVTSPARRAKKTAEAFAEVFKSPADDIIFISALYQAPPEVFYEVIAQLPGNLDRVAIFSHNPGITYFVNSLIPGVKTDNMPTCGIFAIKVDIEQWREFGDARKEFLFFDYPKKSH
- a CDS encoding TIGR04255 family protein, which codes for MSSLIEKIKPFSGRHSIKEATISTFLVNQIIKPERFQKLIETTFKNKFKQFTTLEQVQVQIQKKGEASIVNTNTVKNTGFRFSGFNEKGKNTIVFQGLNEERRKFLSFHYLEYNTWAEFYKDYSETIVDFTGAAEDLLFVNSFSLQYVDVFNWTGTTDEFIADLIFNRSSQILPAKFFESKFSRTYLLTIEQEFEGLKFLDRIEIKIENKILPEITISHNVAHQLDNEQELSSLVKESNFNKMLTIAHRRNKETLGDILNEDIKRLINL
- a CDS encoding DMT family transporter; protein product: MNRKYTAHLALLFTNLFFAINLSAVKHLTNAELAKPFGINVVRVGASVVLLWILFLLKPVNVRIEKADRKRLVLCAVTGIAINQLLFLKGLSLTHSIHASLLMLITPILIVLIAAWLLKERTGFLKLAGLALGISGAMVLIFAKDNAGKGNNILLGDTLIIINAVSYTIYFILVKPLMHKYNPIVIIRWIFTFGLLLILPFGWGEFVQIPWEKYGAVDFLSMGLITITGTFLAYLFNVYGIKILGPAAAGFYIYTQPFFAALIAMLFLKEELTLYKIVAAVLIFSGVYLVNRQTKNENRV
- a CDS encoding sigma-70 family RNA polymerase sigma factor: MNNQNSMTDEKLIQFYLNGDPNALATLVELYKDRIYRSIYSIVHDKYAAEEIFREVFIRIIDNLMAGKTAEEGNFLQWAIKIANGLCIEYNRKIRHELVEETGNPGKEVIGLPENAGRADSGYHESHGKIKSMIDMLPDGQREVMVLNHYAGLSFKEIADTMHCSLSAALDTMKFGLTNLRKLMTEKEIALQ
- a CDS encoding esterase-like activity of phytase family protein, producing the protein MHSKLLRSLLPVLLIIFSFSCTTVKKSTQTTADIRGLRFLSQYDLPFNLAYKNTIVGGLSGIDYDANNNLYYLISDDRSDRNPARFYTAKIFFSEKKIDSISFTGVKYMLRADGQAYPNNKQDARQTPDPEAIRFNPVSGMLAWSSEGERVVTDKDTVLGNPSVILIRPGGGYIDSFILPGNLFMHATEKGPRRNGVLEGMTFADNYQTLFVNVEEPLYEDGPRAEVTEGNAFIRMYRFDIQTRKNTAQYAYKLSPVAYPAVPGSAFKINGVPEILSLGNNKLLVIERSFSTGRIPCTIKVFIADLNGATDISNMQLNNNDGFVPAAKKLLLNMDDLGIYTDNIEGVTFGPRLPNGHKTLLFIADNNFNPLEKAQVLLFEVIE